In Castanea sativa cultivar Marrone di Chiusa Pesio chromosome 6, ASM4071231v1, a single window of DNA contains:
- the LOC142641480 gene encoding uncharacterized protein LOC142641480 isoform X2: MIDSSEVWVICPLVSFLFARLGGFVGVSPNLEGFVSEGNGLGVVVTNLLPLLRLSVNWLGNLLREWEEMSEVRTSELETGLSSSDDPVGGDTAVSSFREVRAFHALREVCGLDSETLGRFRERFQFPERVRVRLPSKEDRACHSFPGEVCFYESSFICGLRLPVHPFFMELLDRYGIAPGQLMPNSWRILVSCMGIWLAATDGGELRVDELTYLYRLKESKEFGHYELVPWEKRTRIVRNLPLSFRYWKSRFFFVSGDDFETPSEGVWGELPRLSRQWRTPNLVKRRPKLKSRYKERVEKAIEYARTIEDWDDLVDPRTLAFDCLGPEPSAFVLRNLRIEGKKKMTTKFNKGMYDKMRAKKDEPLSHLGKKVVRITGKGPPVTSAASVTHLASGTDTTRSASPAASIEEIPTPASKKQRTSDKGKEKVDSRSSSIWDDEKLAVDKAREVVTAEDLRVLSGSSAKDLVDCHLHKLVQVLGESIHLSSEYLAQEAKVESALS, from the exons ATGATAGATAGTTCTGAGGTTTGGGTTATTTGTCCTTTAGTTTCTTTCCTTTTCGCGCGCTTAGGAGGGTTTGTAGGAGTTTCCCCAAACCTTGAGGGTTTTGTCTCAGAGGGTAACGGTTTGGGAGTAGTGGTGACCAATTTGTTGCCATTGCTTCGTCTATCCGTCAATTGGTTGGGGAATTTGTTAAGGGAGTGGGAAGAGATGTCTGAGGTGAGGACTAGTGAGCTTGAGACCGGGTTGTCATCTAGTGACGACCCAGTGGGGGGAGATACTGCCGTCTCTTCCTTCCGGGAGGTCAGGGCTTTCCACGCCCTTAGAGAGGTATGTGGGCTGGATTCTGAGACTTTAGGTCGATTTAGGGAAAGATTTCAGTTCCCGGAGCGGGTTAGGGTTCGTTTACCATCCAAGGAGGATCGGGCTTGTCATTCTTTCCCTGGGGAGGTCTGTTTTTATGAGTCTTCCTTTATCTGCGGGTTGAGGCTCCCGGTCCATCCCTTTTTTATGGAGTTGTTAGATCGTTACGGCATTGCTCCGGGGCAACTTATGCCTAACTCCTGGAGAATACTGGTCAGCTGTATGGGAATATGGCTGGCCGCTACGGACGGTGGAGAGCTTAGGGTGGACGAGCTCACCTATTTGTACCGTCTGAAGGAGTCTAAAGAGTTCGGGCACTATGAGTTAGTCCCATGGGAAAAGAGGACCAGGATCGTCCGAAATCTACCCTTGTCTTTCAGGTACTGGAAATCCCGGTTCTTCTTTGTGTCGGGGGACGATTTTGAAACCCCCTCTGAAGGGGTTTGGGGTGAACTCCCGAGGCTATCTCGTCAATGGAGGACCCCAAACTTAG TAAAAAGGCGTCCTAAGCTCAAGAGCAGATATAAGGAACGTGTGGAGAAGGCGATCGAGTACGCGCGGACAATTGAGGATTGGGACGACCTTGTAGATCCGCGCACTCTCGCGTTTGATTGCCTCGGCCCCGAACCTTCTGCTTTCGTCTTGCGTAACCTCAGGATTGAAggcaaaaaaa AGATGACGACCAAATTTAACAAAGGCATGTATGACAAGATGAGAGCAAAAAAGGACGAACCTTTATCCCACCTCGGGAAGAAGGTGGTACGCATTACCGGGAAGGGCCCTCCGGTTACTTCTGCGGCTTCTGTCACGCACCTCGCCTCCGGGACTGACACGACGAGGTCAGCCTCTCCTGCTGCCTCTATCGAGGAGATCCCCACTCCTGCTTCTAAGAAGCAGCGAACTTCAGACAAGGGGAAGGAGAAAGTTGATTCCCGTTCGTCATCAATCTGGGACGACGAGAAACTTGCTGTGGACAAAGCTCGTGAGGTGGTGACGGCGGAGGACTTGAGGGTCCTCTCAGGCTCATCAGCAAAGGACCTTGTGGATTGTCATTTGCACAAGCTGGTCCAG GTGTTGGGGGAGAGTATTCATCTTTCCTCTGAGTATTTAGCTCAGGAGGCCAAGGTCGAGTCTGCTTTATCGTAG
- the LOC142641480 gene encoding uncharacterized protein LOC142641480 isoform X1, translating to MIDSSEVWVICPLVSFLFARLGGFVGVSPNLEGFVSEGNGLGVVVTNLLPLLRLSVNWLGNLLREWEEMSEVRTSELETGLSSSDDPVGGDTAVSSFREVRAFHALREVCGLDSETLGRFRERFQFPERVRVRLPSKEDRACHSFPGEVCFYESSFICGLRLPVHPFFMELLDRYGIAPGQLMPNSWRILVSCMGIWLAATDGGELRVDELTYLYRLKESKEFGHYELVPWEKRTRIVRNLPLSFRYWKSRFFFVSGDDFETPSEGVWGELPRLSRQWRTPNLVKRRPKLKSRYKERVEKAIEYARTIEDWDDLVDPRTLAFDCLGPEPSAFVLRNLRIEGKKSNFRLVYFFLMYVFFIYICSFLAEMTTKFNKGMYDKMRAKKDEPLSHLGKKVVRITGKGPPVTSAASVTHLASGTDTTRSASPAASIEEIPTPASKKQRTSDKGKEKVDSRSSSIWDDEKLAVDKAREVVTAEDLRVLSGSSAKDLVDCHLHKLVQVLGESIHLSSEYLAQEAKVESALS from the exons ATGATAGATAGTTCTGAGGTTTGGGTTATTTGTCCTTTAGTTTCTTTCCTTTTCGCGCGCTTAGGAGGGTTTGTAGGAGTTTCCCCAAACCTTGAGGGTTTTGTCTCAGAGGGTAACGGTTTGGGAGTAGTGGTGACCAATTTGTTGCCATTGCTTCGTCTATCCGTCAATTGGTTGGGGAATTTGTTAAGGGAGTGGGAAGAGATGTCTGAGGTGAGGACTAGTGAGCTTGAGACCGGGTTGTCATCTAGTGACGACCCAGTGGGGGGAGATACTGCCGTCTCTTCCTTCCGGGAGGTCAGGGCTTTCCACGCCCTTAGAGAGGTATGTGGGCTGGATTCTGAGACTTTAGGTCGATTTAGGGAAAGATTTCAGTTCCCGGAGCGGGTTAGGGTTCGTTTACCATCCAAGGAGGATCGGGCTTGTCATTCTTTCCCTGGGGAGGTCTGTTTTTATGAGTCTTCCTTTATCTGCGGGTTGAGGCTCCCGGTCCATCCCTTTTTTATGGAGTTGTTAGATCGTTACGGCATTGCTCCGGGGCAACTTATGCCTAACTCCTGGAGAATACTGGTCAGCTGTATGGGAATATGGCTGGCCGCTACGGACGGTGGAGAGCTTAGGGTGGACGAGCTCACCTATTTGTACCGTCTGAAGGAGTCTAAAGAGTTCGGGCACTATGAGTTAGTCCCATGGGAAAAGAGGACCAGGATCGTCCGAAATCTACCCTTGTCTTTCAGGTACTGGAAATCCCGGTTCTTCTTTGTGTCGGGGGACGATTTTGAAACCCCCTCTGAAGGGGTTTGGGGTGAACTCCCGAGGCTATCTCGTCAATGGAGGACCCCAAACTTAG TAAAAAGGCGTCCTAAGCTCAAGAGCAGATATAAGGAACGTGTGGAGAAGGCGATCGAGTACGCGCGGACAATTGAGGATTGGGACGACCTTGTAGATCCGCGCACTCTCGCGTTTGATTGCCTCGGCCCCGAACCTTCTGCTTTCGTCTTGCGTAACCTCAGGATTGAAggcaaaaaaagtaattttcgccTCGTGTATTTCTTTCTcatgtatgttttttttatatatatatgttcctTTCTTGCAGAGATGACGACCAAATTTAACAAAGGCATGTATGACAAGATGAGAGCAAAAAAGGACGAACCTTTATCCCACCTCGGGAAGAAGGTGGTACGCATTACCGGGAAGGGCCCTCCGGTTACTTCTGCGGCTTCTGTCACGCACCTCGCCTCCGGGACTGACACGACGAGGTCAGCCTCTCCTGCTGCCTCTATCGAGGAGATCCCCACTCCTGCTTCTAAGAAGCAGCGAACTTCAGACAAGGGGAAGGAGAAAGTTGATTCCCGTTCGTCATCAATCTGGGACGACGAGAAACTTGCTGTGGACAAAGCTCGTGAGGTGGTGACGGCGGAGGACTTGAGGGTCCTCTCAGGCTCATCAGCAAAGGACCTTGTGGATTGTCATTTGCACAAGCTGGTCCAG GTGTTGGGGGAGAGTATTCATCTTTCCTCTGAGTATTTAGCTCAGGAGGCCAAGGTCGAGTCTGCTTTATCGTAG
- the LOC142641480 gene encoding uncharacterized protein LOC142641480 isoform X3, with protein MSEVRTSELETGLSSSDDPVGGDTAVSSFREVRAFHALREVCGLDSETLGRFRERFQFPERVRVRLPSKEDRACHSFPGEVCFYESSFICGLRLPVHPFFMELLDRYGIAPGQLMPNSWRILVSCMGIWLAATDGGELRVDELTYLYRLKESKEFGHYELVPWEKRTRIVRNLPLSFRYWKSRFFFVSGDDFETPSEGVWGELPRLSRQWRTPNLVKRRPKLKSRYKERVEKAIEYARTIEDWDDLVDPRTLAFDCLGPEPSAFVLRNLRIEGKKSNFRLVYFFLMYVFFIYICSFLAEMTTKFNKGMYDKMRAKKDEPLSHLGKKVVRITGKGPPVTSAASVTHLASGTDTTRSASPAASIEEIPTPASKKQRTSDKGKEKVDSRSSSIWDDEKLAVDKAREVVTAEDLRVLSGSSAKDLVDCHLHKLVQVLGESIHLSSEYLAQEAKVESALS; from the exons ATGTCTGAGGTGAGGACTAGTGAGCTTGAGACCGGGTTGTCATCTAGTGACGACCCAGTGGGGGGAGATACTGCCGTCTCTTCCTTCCGGGAGGTCAGGGCTTTCCACGCCCTTAGAGAGGTATGTGGGCTGGATTCTGAGACTTTAGGTCGATTTAGGGAAAGATTTCAGTTCCCGGAGCGGGTTAGGGTTCGTTTACCATCCAAGGAGGATCGGGCTTGTCATTCTTTCCCTGGGGAGGTCTGTTTTTATGAGTCTTCCTTTATCTGCGGGTTGAGGCTCCCGGTCCATCCCTTTTTTATGGAGTTGTTAGATCGTTACGGCATTGCTCCGGGGCAACTTATGCCTAACTCCTGGAGAATACTGGTCAGCTGTATGGGAATATGGCTGGCCGCTACGGACGGTGGAGAGCTTAGGGTGGACGAGCTCACCTATTTGTACCGTCTGAAGGAGTCTAAAGAGTTCGGGCACTATGAGTTAGTCCCATGGGAAAAGAGGACCAGGATCGTCCGAAATCTACCCTTGTCTTTCAGGTACTGGAAATCCCGGTTCTTCTTTGTGTCGGGGGACGATTTTGAAACCCCCTCTGAAGGGGTTTGGGGTGAACTCCCGAGGCTATCTCGTCAATGGAGGACCCCAAACTTAG TAAAAAGGCGTCCTAAGCTCAAGAGCAGATATAAGGAACGTGTGGAGAAGGCGATCGAGTACGCGCGGACAATTGAGGATTGGGACGACCTTGTAGATCCGCGCACTCTCGCGTTTGATTGCCTCGGCCCCGAACCTTCTGCTTTCGTCTTGCGTAACCTCAGGATTGAAggcaaaaaaagtaattttcgccTCGTGTATTTCTTTCTcatgtatgttttttttatatatatatgttcctTTCTTGCAGAGATGACGACCAAATTTAACAAAGGCATGTATGACAAGATGAGAGCAAAAAAGGACGAACCTTTATCCCACCTCGGGAAGAAGGTGGTACGCATTACCGGGAAGGGCCCTCCGGTTACTTCTGCGGCTTCTGTCACGCACCTCGCCTCCGGGACTGACACGACGAGGTCAGCCTCTCCTGCTGCCTCTATCGAGGAGATCCCCACTCCTGCTTCTAAGAAGCAGCGAACTTCAGACAAGGGGAAGGAGAAAGTTGATTCCCGTTCGTCATCAATCTGGGACGACGAGAAACTTGCTGTGGACAAAGCTCGTGAGGTGGTGACGGCGGAGGACTTGAGGGTCCTCTCAGGCTCATCAGCAAAGGACCTTGTGGATTGTCATTTGCACAAGCTGGTCCAG GTGTTGGGGGAGAGTATTCATCTTTCCTCTGAGTATTTAGCTCAGGAGGCCAAGGTCGAGTCTGCTTTATCGTAG